The genome window ccagagcccattctgctctgattggtgagctggccggctctgttgtgattggtctactGCTTAGAGCTCCCACCCcccccttagcatatcacgttaaatgtgttggagcactagccaaaaGAATcctgagtgttacatagtgatgtcactttgttggtgtaagtaaacaaaggagtccgatggagttgtttcaggcaggggggagtgtgtgtgagagaaactcttTCTGTagggaactttgtgattttagcctttgcagaccatttacatgcacaaaaacacactacgggaaaggcaaaaccccaaaaagctgAATAGTGCGTCTTTAAGGATGTGacctttgattgattgatttcagACGAGTCACTCCTTTCTGACAGCAGAGGGGGCCAATCAGTTCGCCCGTTCCATGGGGGTCCCCGAGGTGTCTCCTGAGTCCCTCATCACTGAGTACTCCCGCATGCGCTGGGTAAAGAACCTGGCGCCTGATGCCAACCCTGTGGAGAGCCAAATGTGAGTCACCACTTCTTTAAGCTTATTAGCATTTGTTCTAAAAATACTCCGATCCATCAGGAAGGTAACAGAGGAACAAGATCTGAATCCTGCTGAGACTGCATACTGGGGGAGAAGTACTGTAGTCGTTTAAAAAATGgttataacattttgaaaatgctcTGTTAAAcgcagaaataaaatctgagctaaCAGAAAAGGCTCTGTTTTAGTTTCATACACACAGTTGAGTTCAatacactattttatgaacatagaGGTTCatctgctgaattaaaaacagaacaaatgaaccaaagaaagtgaaaagcatgaagcagattcaggcagtaggcgtatacTTGCAATCCGTTACTCCCTAAACCTGCTGAGCAGACGAATCAACAATGTTAGGACATTCAGCAGGAGCAGTTGGGGAAGCTCCTCTGGATGTTTGTTCAGGTGTTTTTACTGAGactcagggtttggggaaacaggacccaagtgcagtaaaatgaacgggaggcaggtatgggtccaaacaaacgGCGagctgtatttaaattaaatctgtactttcaaagaaaaaataaccacaccaacactaaccaggggatacagggacactgggaacaggagcagacagacggtggacaggaacaggcaggtaacatttACAGGATCAGGTAGGAAACTATGACGAacgaacaagagacaaaaggggaagtGAAACTTAAcgtgacacaagaggggaaaacctttcaaaataaaacacacaacacaaagacatgacagacacgaaaccaggatcatgacacagGGTCACTGTTGGAATTCATTGTTATTGCTTTAACTGCAATTTCAACAAAAGAGCAAGTTCCAAACGTTTCCCACTGAGCAAAGTGAGGATCTAATACTCATACACAATtctaagatttaaaaaataaatgtaatttttgcaAAGATAACCTATCATTTCTGTAATGCATTTATACCattgaatacatttagttacttCTTGGACTCGAATATATGGTTATATATTGTCTAACTAAACTAATGTTAATATCAGAGTGAAAATGCCGTTGTACATTTTGAACATGATCAATATTacattgaattatttttaaagttattgaTTATGTATGGCTCATTTTAAATACCTAAATGTAAAAagaatttagaaataaaaatgttccctCATTTTTAACTGGATTTTTTCATGTGAATCAGTATATATGAGGCCTCTCAAACTCAGGAACTTATATTGAATTCATTATCATGTATATTGATGTTATAATTGTGGTATGTTTATCCCAATtctattttttgtttcttctgtgtCCTGATTTATAAACGTTTTAtcaatataattgttttaaaaaggagattTTTCGCTGTTCCGTGCAGGGGGAAGATGGGCACGGTtggagcagtggcggtggattctGAGGGAAACATCGCCTGCGCCACCTCCACTGGGGGGATGTTAAACAAGATGGAGGGCCGGGTGGGCGACACACCCTGCATAGGTCAGTCCTCACACCAACCATTTTGAATTATGCGCCTTTAAGAGTGAGCAGGAGGTCTATTGAGGTCAATATCACACCAAAACATTGGAAGGTGTTTTTTAAGACTCATCGTTTTCCAgcagctgacctttgacccgCAGAAGTTGTTTGTTAGTTAGTGAACAATGTCTGCTTGGTTAACTATTGACTCTGAGTGTTGTGTCTGCTAACAACTTATTGTCCAATACTACAGATAGGTGTTGCATTGGTATTACTCTGTAGTTGCTCAATTATTTTCTGTCAGGATAcggttttatttctttacattgcCACAAAAGTATCAAGAATGGTTTCAGATTATGTTCTTGgcaaaaaaagtataaatatctGCATTGATTGAATTATGTGGGTTTTTTGTAAGAGGACattgttcaggttcatatttgtattttgtgcctctactgggacatgtccccatgctttaatgttcaaaaagctctttattgttctcatactgcctgctgtgcagcacctgttttcaccctctgtttgaaaccagagcccagtctgctttgattggttagctggccggctccgctgtgattgttcaactgcttagagatgtatCGCAAATGTCTGTCCCCTTagcttataataataataataataataataataataataataataataatacatttcatttgtgtagCACACTTTAACAACgtcatctcaaggtgcttcacaagtCAATGGCAGTAGAGTTAAAAAAGATCTACAAAACATAttatcacgtataatgtgttagagcactagccaatagaagtgtaagtgttacatagtgacgtcactatgtAAGTGAAGTCAACAAAGGAATccgatggaggcgtttcaggcaggaggtgagtgtgtgggagagaaactccctctatGTAACTTTGTgcttttagcctttgcagaccagttacatgcacagaaacctatagaacacactacaggagagaaACTCCAAAAAGCTGAATAAGGCCTCTTGCAACAAAATGAGATTACATCAGGGAGACGGACTCTCAGAGGTGTTTGATTCTTAGGTTTAATCAACAGCTTCACAGGGACTTTGGAACCTTCAGGACATCTAATGTGTCACTCTGAATAAATGATTGATCGGACTGTTTTGGGTCCGAGTTATAGTCTCACTCTGAAAAACACGTCTATACCAACAAAAGCTATCTGCGAAAAGGGGCATCAAACTAGGTTAGATAAAAAGCAGtgttgtaaagtaaaaaaagtacCTTGACTcaggtactgtacttaagtacagttttgtGGTACTTgaacttctactccactacaattcagaggtaaattgtgtacttttattccgcttcatttatttaacacctttggttactttgcagatttggattaatgatgtgaaatataatcagcccttaaatcagactttagttcacctggagtaaattcagcagctaccctgcagtatacagagtcattcaaactagctgcgcctttaccagctttaagaacactttaatgatcaatcattataaaacatatcagagatattattctgaaatggaccaatctgcagaataagtacttttacctttggtactttaagtatattttgatgctaatacttttgtacttttacttgagtcattgcaggacttttacttgtaacatagtattcctacactctggtacttctacttttactcaagtacatgatctgagtacttctcccaaaCAGCTTGCATCAAAGGAGAATAAAGGGGCaagattaaataataacaactacCAGATGGTCAATAAAGTGCCAAAGTTTGCTAAAGTTTTAAACACCACTTTAGtacattccaaaataaaagcagctcAACATCAGCCACCTAGTGAGATTGATGTGTAATTGCATCCTGATACCTGCTATATAAACTGCTGCTCTGTAATCCTTTGCTAGAAGTTGTTTGTACTTTCTCACAACGTCAGCAGAAGTCTAATTTCCTGGAGAAAAGAAATATGTTGCAAAATGAAACTTTAAATTATAGTCCTATGACCCCCTTTTGCCGCAGCTTGTTACAATGTATAGCTTACAATACCGTCACAGCCAGAATCAGAAAAGGTAATGAGACgaaatatagaaaatatttaaaaaagagaatgtcactgatttttcttctttttttttttttgcttgattTGTCCCTGCAGGGAGTGGAGGTTACGCTGATAACCTGTTTGGGGCAGTGTCGACCACAGGCCACGGAGAAACCATCATGAAGGTTACTCTGGCCAGACTCATCCTCTTTTACATAGAGCAAGGTAACACAGTCGTTATTTCTGCAGTGACATAAAGTGCCTCAAACCAGGCGATTTTTGCGAATAATTGAATAAGTGTATGGCTTGAATTACTGCTCTCAtcagtgattttaaaatgtatgtttaaaaaaagggaatttgGTTTAGTTTTAACATTGAGAGGGACACATTCTGCTTCTTCACTGGGAAATATTCAGGGTTGAACTCTTCATTTGCTGTTTGTTGATTAGTTTTATGCACCAATTCATGGCGgaaacagctttatttatgtaatttaattgaaatgtaattaaaaaaaataaatataatgtggtTAGGCTCTAAGACATTCTTTATCagttattattaatacaaataaattataataataagtagtatttgtatagcacttttcattCATCAGGTGCAGCTGATATAACCGTCTAACACTTTAAGACGCAGcagtaaatgttaaaataaaacataaaacacaatgacatgGCGATCCCTCtgcaaaataaaggaagacaaaatcaatgaataggataaaatgtaaatacctattatataaataaaattaaaataaaacccaaataagacaataataataaataattaataggAGTTATAAAGGATGATGATTAAAACACCAACTTAAAAGGGAATGTTGctaataaaaagtcaaaacctatgaaacctataaaataaattaaacaatataaaaataaccaaataataaagacaaaaagaccatttaaatgcgGGGTGTTGctcattttaaaagatgtgtttttaactgttgtttaaaaatgtcgACTGATGTCCACAATTGTTGTCACTCCAACAGGAAACATATGTTTGTATTGCACTTTCATTACAAAAGTGCAATACAACAAAATCATATCTCTCTTAGGTGTTTTGATCTCCACTCACAGAGAAAGTGATTTGTTCTTCACCAATGTTTGAACAATAGTTGACCCCTGACCTCTTCATGAACACTTCTTCCTGATTCAGTACCTTAttgcctctctcctctgctctcaggTCAGTCCGTGGAGGCTGCCAGTGATTTAGGCCTGGCCTACATGAAGTCCAGAGTCAGTGGTCTGGGGGGCGTGGTGTCGGTGGACCCTCAGGGCCGCTGGGCCGCTCGCTTCTCCAGTCAGCAGATGTCCTGGGCTGCAGCGCAGACTGAGACCCTGCACTACGGCCTGTACGCTGGGGAGCACTTCACCCAGAGCCTCGAGAAGCCACTCTGAATTCACTGAAACAACAGTATTTTAACTTTACGTGATACAAATAATAGTATATTTCAGTATTGACTAATAGTTTTGATATACATTgttaatcttttattttgtgatcaACTCAGTGAAGATAGAAAGCTAAATTTGGTGTAGATCATCGAAATCAATTTCTCTTTAAATGGAATCCTTCGCCCATGCACTAGTGACAAAAATAGCAGTTCATCCAATGGCTGCGAGATGAGAATCGTTTTCATATAACTTTTGCACACCGTCCAATTGCACTCAAACATTAACTGTGAAAAGTTGCTCATCAAAATATCCCATTTTGCCTCGAGAGAATTTCTTCAAACTTGACACAAATGTCCACTGGACTCAAGGATTAACTGATTAGAATGTGGGGGTCAAATCTCAAGCTAACTGTGGCCTGACAAAACGGATTTTTGGCGATAACAAGAATcacaaattaatacatttaatattagAATGTCACACAAATGACTTATATTAGGAAACTATCAAGTGatgacatttttgacaaataatGTAAACTGCCATTTGGCTGGTTGGCATACAACCACATGGTGCTAATGACAGTGGTATGCAATCGTGGTGTTATTGGAGTCTTATAACAAATCTGTTTCCAGACGGGCTTTTGATGGAAATATGCCTTTTTGTAATTGAACGTGTTTCTTACCTTGTCTCTATATGGTATAACGAAAGACTTCTAAATGACTGTGCCTAAGGATATCATGTCTTTTAACAACAGAGATTCAATGTGATGATTTTGTAGTACTGTAATGTGAATCGCTGCTATCACTCCAGTGTTTGAACCAGAGCCAGTGTTTGTGATATTCAATGCTGGAGCTTTGTGTTAGGAAAACACAGTTTTGAGAATAAATGCCTTTAATCCCTGACCATTGTGAGTTTCATGCTTCATTTACCCATTGAGTCTGTGTGTTAGGATGCACTCGTGTGTTAAGcttagtctgtgtgtgtgtttccccccTTGATCCACTCGGTGGTGCTGTTGAAATACAAGTCAActctgaaacactcacacttgCATTTCTGACTGATTTTACGCTTCACATGATCATTTCAGTTCATCTTTGCCAAGCAATTGTATAAATAAACGTGTTGCTATTTAAATTATGTCCTTGAGCTGGAACCCTCAGAAAGCTATTGTTGAGGGACTATAGTTGAAAATGGAAATCATGTACAGAACTGCAGTGTAATTGTGAAGCAATGAAAAACCTGTTTCACCGGTTCCTcaacaataaaacacttttttttttaaatgcaaaactgaTGCCTAcagtttgtaaaaaatgttaatgaaaggggccctattgtaGATAGAtggaatcggaggatgaaaccctctttattgtcacatacatgcacacagcagagcacacacagtgaaattggtcctctgcattcaACCAATCCaagtactaggagcagtggggagctattgtgcagcacccggggagcaatggggaggggggattggaggtgtccggtgccttgctcaaggacaccacagcagggcctaggaggtgaactgggacctctccaagtagcagtccactttccatatttcaagtctgtttggggacttgaaccggcgaccctacgattcccagtccaataccctactgactgagccactgctggacattgtGCTCATATttgctcatatttgtatttgttgcccCTTCTgtgaaatgtctccatgctttaatgttcagaaaggtctttatttttatcatactgcctgtgctgaagcacCTTTTtccaccttctgtctgaaaccagaacccagtctgctctgattggttagctggccagctctacAGGTCAACCCttaagagatgtcccacccTGTGTcctacaatacaatacaatgtgttgaagcactagccaatagaagaggGAATAACATAGTGATGACAATGTCATGTTAAAGGCATTCACAAATGAATCACAAATAAACACTTATACAATAAATTACAAAGTATTAAGTATAAGTATCGATCAAAGAGACATGCCAAgtgcttattttttaaaacaacggAAACGATTgataacatttttgtattagCTACTTTCACTTGATTTACACCTAATTACTTTACTTGCTGCACTCAGTTGACCCCTGAGATCATAATCAAAATCTGCTCCTGTTTTCCAACATGAAGTTTCCTCTTCTCGTCTGGAGTGTAACACCTCAACACATTCTGAGCTCTCATCTGTTCTCTGACACTTCTGACAGATCAGTGAAATTTGACCCACAgcgctcctctcctctcctccctccctttgtCTCTCCGCTGCCGTGTTTGCATTCTCATGTATACGAAACACACAtttgcttacacacacaaacactaccTTTCTATTGCGCATGGTGTCTTCAGTAAAATGCTGCGTATTGCCTTGCCAGTTAATAATAACTTGATCCAATGttttagtaaataaaaaacaataaaatacctAAAACACAAAGGTTTCATGACATTACTGCATATACATTACTCAGCCATGACCAATAGTTGGACATGATGCCATCAACTTTTGATCAGATGTGCTCcaacagtaaaagtataaaCTGTGAGAGGGAGATCCCCTGTAGGTCACACACCCCCACCGCTGGTTTTAGTGTCAACTGTTTTAACCTAACCTAACCCCACATCCTTATGGTGCTTTGAgtataaacactttttttacagacatttaATCTGCATCTAGATCCTTATACCAGCaggtttctcttcctctgtgtaCCCTAAACAAAGCAATAATGAGGGTTGTGGAAAAAGCCAACAGCATGAAAGTGTTCTctcttttcagtttgaaagaatgagtgtgtgtgcattcttgTCAATAATATAGAAAGAGTGTATATGTGAGAGTAGTCATTTGACTTTTCACACCCCTGAGACTGAGGAAATGTTTGTGAAGTGAGGACATTTGGGTCGGCTCTGCCTCCTTCAAGGGGCCAGCTCAGGGTTAGTTTGTGATTGCTCGGGGTAACCCAGACAGCACGCAGCGCGCGGACAAAAGCTCTCCAACCCTGAAGGCTCAAAGTGGACCGCTGACAACATGGCATTTGTTAACTTAGATCAGAAGCAACAGTTTATTCTGGATTTACTTACTTCATTGTGTCTAACATGTGTGGCCTAATTATGCCTCACATCTACACCAGGTTATTTTACCAATAGTGTTGTGTAGCTACATTTAAGTATGTAAATACTTCttttatgatatttaaatgCTTGCTGGtgtattttaataattgttcTTGACcagtttatttctttat of Eleginops maclovinus isolate JMC-PN-2008 ecotype Puerto Natales chromosome 22, JC_Emac_rtc_rv5, whole genome shotgun sequence contains these proteins:
- the asrgl1 gene encoding isoaspartyl peptidase/L-asparaginase; the protein is MLPVVVVHGGAGQIPKDRTEMSTAGVCSAARAGYTILCGGGSSMDAVVEAVSVLENNPCYNAGCGSVLNIKGEVEMDAIVMDGKTLGSGAVSAVRNIANPIQLARLVMDKTSHSFLTAEGANQFARSMGVPEVSPESLITEYSRMRWVKNLAPDANPVESQMGKMGTVGAVAVDSEGNIACATSTGGMLNKMEGRVGDTPCIGSGGYADNLFGAVSTTGHGETIMKVTLARLILFYIEQGQSVEAASDLGLAYMKSRVSGLGGVVSVDPQGRWAARFSSQQMSWAAAQTETLHYGLYAGEHFTQSLEKPL